The proteins below are encoded in one region of Bacteroides uniformis:
- a CDS encoding acyl carrier protein, with protein MDTQTILNEMSLIFREVLKRENIVLDNETTAQDVEGWDSLTNMQLINKIEKKFNVRFTFRDIVKLKNVGDICHAILTKTN; from the coding sequence ATGGATACACAGACTATTTTGAATGAAATGAGCCTCATCTTTCGGGAGGTACTGAAAAGAGAGAACATTGTACTTGACAATGAGACCACCGCCCAGGATGTGGAAGGATGGGATTCACTGACCAACATGCAACTGATAAACAAGATAGAGAAGAAATTCAATGTACGCTTCACCTTCAGAGATATTGTAAAACTCAAAAACGTGGGAGACATCTGCCATGCCATTTTAACCAAAACCAACTAG
- a CDS encoding amino acid adenylation domain-containing protein, which yields MKKYPNDLIGDIMKAFGKYADRPAFVIEDTACTYGELATCVQKISSLFKDREDKIIGIVAENRLETYASILSALICGKTYVILHPSYPKHRNDRIADSAGIRLVLHTENIHVLNLDTRNLELICTSEIEQAENSATFHAAEDILHTAEEENAYIIFTSGSTGEPKGVPISRRNLNAFYTAYHRLDWQLDENDRMLQMFELTFDVSIVSFLYPLTLGACIYTVSPEGVKYINVIETLEKYDLTFAAVAPSLLQLLRPYFPEIHLPALRYLVVTAEASDAELLDAFRKCVPNASFINLYGPTEGTIYCTAYRIPVTSCKHHNGMTAIGRPFEGIDALIMDNDGRPLPTGETGELWISGNQVMGGYWNAPEKNGECLVETANGKVYYKTGDLCRMDADGDIIYCGRKDSQIKIQGFRIELSEIEHVAKNFFNGECRVVVIPKYDNDNQCELHLVVEKKQLDKQQIEEYLYSRLPYYMIPKHMHCLEQFPLNTSSKTDRKKIQELI from the coding sequence ATGAAAAAGTATCCAAATGACTTGATTGGCGACATCATGAAAGCCTTCGGCAAATATGCCGACCGACCGGCATTCGTCATCGAAGACACGGCCTGCACTTATGGAGAGCTGGCAACTTGCGTACAGAAAATATCCTCCCTATTCAAGGACAGAGAAGACAAAATTATCGGCATCGTCGCAGAAAACAGACTGGAAACATACGCATCCATACTATCTGCACTGATTTGCGGAAAGACATACGTCATCCTGCATCCTTCCTACCCCAAACATAGGAACGACAGAATTGCCGACTCGGCAGGCATTCGCCTCGTGCTGCATACCGAGAATATCCATGTCTTGAACCTCGACACCCGGAATCTGGAACTGATATGTACCTCCGAAATAGAGCAGGCAGAGAACTCCGCCACGTTCCATGCCGCAGAAGACATCCTCCATACGGCAGAAGAGGAAAATGCCTACATCATCTTTACCTCCGGAAGCACGGGCGAACCCAAAGGAGTACCCATCTCCCGCCGTAACCTGAATGCTTTCTATACCGCCTACCACCGCCTCGACTGGCAACTGGACGAGAACGACCGGATGCTGCAGATGTTCGAACTCACTTTCGACGTTTCCATCGTATCCTTTCTATATCCGCTGACGCTGGGTGCTTGCATATACACCGTTTCTCCGGAAGGCGTGAAATACATCAACGTAATTGAAACTCTGGAAAAATACGACCTGACCTTCGCTGCCGTGGCCCCTTCACTGCTCCAGCTGCTACGTCCCTATTTTCCGGAGATACACCTCCCCGCACTTAGATATCTAGTGGTTACTGCCGAGGCTTCTGACGCGGAGCTGTTGGATGCTTTCAGAAAATGTGTCCCCAATGCCTCTTTCATAAACCTATACGGACCGACAGAGGGAACCATCTACTGCACTGCCTACCGGATACCCGTCACCTCCTGCAAGCATCACAACGGCATGACCGCTATCGGAAGGCCTTTCGAAGGCATCGATGCCCTAATTATGGATAACGACGGTCGCCCGCTGCCTACCGGAGAAACCGGCGAACTATGGATTAGCGGCAATCAAGTGATGGGTGGATACTGGAATGCTCCCGAAAAAAACGGGGAATGCCTCGTAGAGACCGCCAATGGAAAAGTATACTACAAGACGGGAGACCTCTGCCGGATGGATGCCGACGGTGACATCATCTATTGCGGACGAAAAGACTCACAGATAAAGATACAAGGATTTCGCATTGAGCTGAGCGAGATTGAACATGTGGCAAAAAACTTTTTCAACGGTGAATGCCGTGTAGTCGTCATTCCCAAATACGACAACGACAACCAGTGCGAACTGCATCTCGTCGTAGAGAAGAAACAGCTCGACAAACAGCAGATAGAGGAATATCTGTATAGCAGGCTTCCCTACTACATGATTCCCAAGCATATGCATTGCCTGGAACAGTTTCCGCTGAACACCAGTAGCAAAACAGACAGAAAGAAAATACAAGAACTAATTTAA
- a CDS encoding MBOAT family O-acyltransferase codes for MSFISLNFVVLFACTFILYHTLPSRFRKATLLTASCLFIGFYHLTFLITALILTLTTFYLGKWIGQTKRESSMKGIYFSGVCFLVVSWLAFRYADRLTDCHILFPLGISFYTFQAISYLTEIYWQEEEPEKSLPDFMIYMLFFMKFLSGPIERAGDMLPQLKSCKATDYASMVYGMRLIVVGLIKKLILADSIAPYIDGVFGSVYTASGVQLLMACLLYPIELYADFSGYTDIALGGARMLGFKLSPNFNRPFIAQTTADFWRRWHMSLSFWVRDYLYLPLSSSLRGWGQWGVFLSLALTFTGLGIWHGAGWNFAVYGLIQGVIIFYEMKTTAFHRRLKAQLGSRLYATLSVVRTYLLFAVSLIFFRASSMAEAFHYISHLSFGVHYSWKEMNIGMPDHNSIVAGSALVLILVYEYFMSKHDLLEALGRQPAAVRWSIYYLLAIILFTLGQFNSDSFIYLQF; via the coding sequence ATGTCATTCATATCCCTGAACTTCGTCGTACTGTTTGCGTGTACTTTCATTCTATACCATACGCTTCCTTCACGATTCAGAAAAGCGACCTTACTGACAGCCAGCTGCCTCTTCATAGGCTTCTACCACCTCACTTTTCTGATAACGGCCCTCATCCTCACGCTTACCACCTTCTACCTTGGCAAATGGATAGGACAGACCAAGCGGGAAAGCAGCATGAAGGGAATTTATTTTTCAGGTGTGTGTTTTCTGGTCGTGAGCTGGTTGGCATTCCGGTATGCCGACCGGCTTACAGACTGCCACATCCTTTTTCCGCTGGGAATCTCTTTCTATACTTTCCAGGCCATTTCGTACCTGACAGAAATCTATTGGCAAGAAGAAGAACCGGAAAAGAGCCTGCCCGACTTCATGATATACATGCTCTTCTTCATGAAGTTCCTTTCCGGTCCCATAGAAAGGGCAGGTGACATGCTCCCCCAACTGAAGTCCTGCAAAGCTACGGACTATGCATCCATGGTCTACGGAATGAGACTGATTGTCGTGGGACTGATAAAGAAACTGATACTGGCCGACTCCATCGCCCCATACATAGACGGTGTCTTCGGGTCGGTATACACAGCCTCAGGCGTGCAATTGCTGATGGCATGCCTCCTATATCCGATAGAGCTGTATGCCGACTTCTCCGGATATACCGACATCGCATTGGGAGGAGCGCGCATGCTGGGATTCAAGCTCAGCCCAAACTTCAACCGGCCGTTCATTGCGCAGACCACTGCCGACTTCTGGCGCCGATGGCACATGTCGCTTTCATTCTGGGTACGCGACTATCTGTACCTCCCGTTGTCCTCGAGCCTGCGTGGATGGGGACAATGGGGCGTATTTCTAAGTCTGGCGCTGACCTTCACGGGACTGGGTATCTGGCATGGTGCCGGATGGAACTTCGCTGTCTACGGACTAATTCAAGGTGTCATCATCTTCTACGAGATGAAGACCACAGCATTTCACCGCAGACTGAAAGCCCAATTGGGAAGCCGCTTATATGCCACATTATCCGTCGTAAGGACCTACCTACTTTTTGCCGTATCTCTGATATTCTTCCGGGCAAGTTCTATGGCCGAAGCGTTCCACTACATCAGCCACCTCTCCTTCGGCGTACATTACAGTTGGAAGGAAATGAACATCGGAATGCCGGACCACAACAGCATTGTGGCAGGAAGCGCACTCGTACTGATATTGGTTTACGAATATTTCATGTCCAAGCATGATTTGCTGGAAGCCCTCGGACGACAGCCGGCAGCCGTAAGATGGAGTATCTATTATCTGCTCGCCATAATACTTTTCACACTGGGACAGTTCAACTCGGACAGCTTCATATATTTACAATTTTGA